From a region of the Labrenzia sp. CE80 genome:
- a CDS encoding TRAP transporter large permease, protein MVGALVPVFFGLLLFGLPIFAALALSVALVFYFWGGIDPVLVPMRMFSGINNFSLMSIPFFILAAELMRIGGLSDRLINLARAVIGWLPGGLAAAAVVACLMFGSISGSSPATVIAIGSILYPAMVQAGYDRYFSIGLITTAGTLGPIVPPSIALIIYGSVTGTSVGKLFAAGLLPAVLIGGLLIAYATWYSARKGYPRDAKPTMARFITALKGASWGLGLPFILLGGIYSGVFTPTESAAAACFYGWFVGAVIYRSISWRDTLLVLRNTGLISGPLLLITAGASAFSWLLASTGTPAELAGLVLQDSTNPIVIIAFFNILLLIAGCFLDSASAIIILGPLMMPIAQQIGVDPVHFGVVMLVNLSVGMLTPPVGLNLFVAMGVAKMKLGEVFLASLPTILLMLVALILLSYIPSISMLLPETLF, encoded by the coding sequence ATGGTTGGCGCTCTGGTTCCCGTATTCTTCGGCCTGCTTCTGTTCGGCCTCCCCATTTTCGCCGCGCTCGCCTTGTCGGTAGCGCTGGTTTTCTACTTCTGGGGCGGGATAGATCCCGTCCTGGTGCCGATGCGCATGTTTTCGGGCATCAACAACTTCTCCTTGATGTCGATCCCCTTCTTCATTTTGGCGGCCGAACTGATGCGGATCGGCGGCCTGTCGGATCGGTTGATCAACCTGGCGCGTGCCGTCATTGGGTGGTTGCCAGGCGGCCTCGCCGCTGCAGCAGTCGTCGCGTGCCTCATGTTCGGATCGATATCAGGCTCCAGCCCCGCGACGGTGATCGCCATCGGCTCAATCCTCTACCCGGCGATGGTTCAGGCCGGATACGACCGATATTTTTCGATCGGGCTGATCACAACCGCCGGCACGCTCGGCCCCATCGTGCCGCCATCCATCGCGCTCATTATCTACGGGTCAGTGACAGGCACGTCGGTCGGCAAGCTGTTTGCCGCTGGCTTGTTGCCGGCGGTCCTGATCGGCGGGCTACTTATCGCCTATGCCACTTGGTATTCCGCACGGAAGGGGTATCCGCGCGATGCCAAGCCAACCATGGCCAGGTTCATTACTGCCTTGAAGGGCGCTTCATGGGGGCTTGGCCTGCCATTTATTCTCCTAGGCGGCATCTATTCCGGCGTGTTCACGCCGACCGAATCAGCGGCTGCCGCATGTTTCTACGGATGGTTTGTCGGAGCAGTCATCTACCGCAGCATTTCCTGGAGAGATACGCTTCTTGTGCTACGTAACACCGGTCTGATTTCTGGTCCCTTGCTTTTGATTACAGCCGGCGCATCCGCATTCTCATGGCTGCTTGCCAGCACTGGAACACCGGCCGAACTTGCCGGTCTTGTTCTTCAAGATTCGACAAACCCGATCGTGATCATTGCCTTCTTCAACATTCTCCTGCTGATTGCCGGCTGCTTCCTTGACAGCGCGTCGGCGATCATCATTCTCGGGCCTCTTATGATGCCGATAGCACAGCAGATCGGCGTCGATCCGGTTCACTTCGGCGTGGTCATGCTGGTCAATCTGTCGGTAGGTATGTTGACGCCCCCTGTCGGCCTCAATCTCTTCGTCGCGATGGGAGTCGCGAAGATGAAGCTTGGAGAGGTCTTTCTGGCAAGCCTTCCCACGATCCTGCTGATGCTCGTCGCCCTGATTCTGCTCTCCTACATACCCTCCATCAGCATGCTTTTGCCCGAGACGCTTTTCTAG
- a CDS encoding TRAP transporter small permease, translating to MINRLNRIVDLIENVLVTTLILSATLVAIIQVIARYVFNNSLYWSEEFILYALITMSFLTMGMGVRYASHISVEAVYAFASPRMTRVLQIGAACLGLGFACVLIWYGTRLALNTNKMGQLSPAMRIPVGYIYTVIPVSGGLMVLRYLLILKDLIAGREYIPPQIDIKMN from the coding sequence ATGATCAACCGGCTCAATCGCATCGTCGATCTGATCGAGAATGTTCTTGTTACCACGCTGATCCTGTCAGCGACATTGGTTGCGATCATTCAGGTCATTGCGAGATATGTGTTCAACAACTCCCTCTATTGGTCAGAGGAATTCATCCTCTACGCGCTCATCACCATGAGCTTCCTGACCATGGGCATGGGCGTGCGCTACGCCTCACATATCAGCGTTGAAGCGGTTTATGCCTTCGCAAGCCCCCGGATGACCAGAGTTCTCCAGATCGGGGCCGCGTGCCTCGGTCTGGGCTTTGCCTGCGTTCTAATTTGGTACGGGACCCGACTTGCCCTTAACACCAACAAGATGGGCCAGCTGTCTCCGGCCATGCGCATCCCGGTGGGCTACATCTACACCGTGATCCCGGTCTCCGGCGGCCTCATGGTGCTGCGGTATTTGCTGATTTTAAAAGACCTCATTGCCGGGCGTGAATACATCCCGCCCCAGATCGACATCAAGATGAACTGA
- a CDS encoding TRAP transporter substrate-binding protein: MKLQSLGKAMLFAVGTALATPADAADFTFTFAHVLTEDTPNARAAVVFKEEVEKNSDGRIEINIRPAAQLGGDVEIIEQTQMGLVHIAIPPTGNLANFNEQMYLFDLPFLMNDDASMKRVLDGEVGDELLTTLESNNLHGIAMWGAGFRNMTNNIRPIDGPKDLDGIKMRTLQAPTILATYRAYGANPTAMAYVEVYNGLQQGVVEGQENPLANIASMKFYEVQKYMTLSRHAYHTYAAVMNKDAWNSLPDDLKTVVEEAMIVGRDAARQFTDEDETKIIENIKGQIEISDLSEEGRTAFIEASQPIYDEFREKVTPALMDKALAAAKGE; this comes from the coding sequence ATGAAACTGCAATCACTCGGCAAAGCCATGCTATTTGCGGTCGGAACCGCGCTCGCCACTCCGGCCGATGCCGCCGACTTCACCTTCACCTTCGCCCATGTTCTGACTGAAGATACTCCGAATGCCCGCGCAGCAGTCGTATTCAAGGAAGAAGTGGAGAAGAATTCCGACGGACGTATCGAGATCAACATCCGTCCTGCGGCCCAACTGGGCGGCGACGTTGAGATCATCGAGCAGACCCAGATGGGATTGGTGCACATAGCCATCCCGCCAACCGGTAATCTCGCCAACTTCAACGAGCAGATGTACCTGTTCGATCTCCCGTTCCTGATGAATGACGACGCTTCAATGAAGCGTGTGCTCGATGGCGAAGTCGGCGATGAGCTTCTAACGACACTTGAGTCCAACAATCTGCACGGAATTGCAATGTGGGGCGCAGGCTTCCGCAACATGACCAACAACATCCGCCCCATCGACGGACCGAAGGATCTTGACGGCATCAAGATGCGCACCCTTCAGGCGCCGACAATCCTGGCCACCTATCGCGCATATGGTGCGAACCCAACAGCCATGGCCTATGTCGAGGTCTACAATGGTCTTCAGCAAGGCGTCGTCGAGGGCCAGGAAAACCCGCTGGCCAACATCGCCTCGATGAAGTTCTATGAAGTGCAAAAGTACATGACCCTCAGCCGACATGCCTACCACACCTATGCGGCGGTCATGAATAAGGATGCATGGAACAGCCTTCCCGATGACCTCAAGACCGTCGTTGAAGAGGCGATGATCGTTGGACGTGATGCCGCGCGCCAGTTCACGGATGAGGACGAGACGAAGATCATCGAAAACATCAAGGGCCAGATCGAAATCAGCGATCTGTCAGAAGAGGGCCGGACGGCATTCATCGAAGCCTCGCAGCCCATCTATGATGAGTTCCGTGAAAAGGTAACACCGGCGCTGATGGACAAGGCCCTAGCGGCCGCCAAAGGCGAATAA